From the genome of Fusarium oxysporum f. sp. lycopersici 4287 chromosome 3, whole genome shotgun sequence, one region includes:
- a CDS encoding serine/threonine protein kinase (At least one base has a quality score < 10): MDVSDIPSSQETVEDPTLPGSSAEGATIILTPENAEARLAFHDVAEWLHTQTDDPDNQAAQLHTRKCMWISSKQQNDPEAALQGASESLSSSSPISSPRDPKSSSRSNKKDESRDRYEIWKGHYFIFLDNPPRNPSRGWVVGALRDAPHLNDIVLCLHSGNDKMYKVRRNQAIFQIDETSFVSVQPITSKSATKVNGDKISDKRVFNQSSAQLAFGSLCYRIEYARASYADDYPNRVQRYLKEHLNIHTTLLNLSLTPTPSENSPITIGQWTISAGTIGKGASGMVSIASNVQGQRVALKRVQVGRDRERVRKVQIKLETLAALSLKKNENRLLRLIEVITDDVRSTNRIADVWFVQEPAAQEILSTALTKGLTSQDNLIITTVLADILGAANFLHRNNWMHGDLKPANIGIRTWTAECKSIVLLDLDDAEESPFPGRHHPARPGTGGTIGWLAPEREMTGYNELADTWSIGVIAIEMIWGRHPWRQWKNPWRTGSEASQLQKEFQDMYGEAIESLNKLHNEGMTWLGAIYVV; encoded by the exons ATGGATGTCTCAGATATTCCAAGTAGCCAAGAGACGGTCGAGGACCCTACTTTACCAGGGTCCTCAGCTGAAGGGGCCACTATCATTCTGACACCAGAAAACGCTGAGGCACGACTGGCATTCCATGATGTTGCGGAATGGCTGCACACACAAACCGACGATCCTGATAACCAAGCTGCGCAACTACACACACGAAAGTGCATGTGGATCTCTTCAAAGCAACAAAATGATCCTGAAGCCGCGCTTCAAGGAGCATCGGAAAgcctttcatcatcatcaccaattTCATCGCCACGGGATCCAAAATCATCGTCCCGCTCAAACAAAAAAGATGAGAGTCGAGACCGTTACGAAATCTGGAAAGGCCACTACTTCATATTTCTCGATAACCCCCCGCGAAATCCGTCAAGAGGATGGGTAGTTGGGGCTCTGAGAGATGCCCCCCATTTGAACGATATCGTCCTTTGTTTACATTCTGGTAACGACAAGATGTACAAGGTTCGACGCAATCAAGCTATCTTTCAAATCGATGAAACAAGTTTTGTATCTGTGCAGCCAATAACTAGCAAATCTGCGACCAAGGTCAACGGGGATAAGATCTCCGACAAGAGAGTTTTCAATCAGTCATCTGCTCAGCTTGCGTTTGGATCCCTCTGCTACCGAATCGAGTATGCTCGAGCGTCTTACGCTGACGACTATCCCAACAGAGTCCAGCGTTACTTGAAAGAGCATCTCAACATTCATACCACTCTATTGAACCTATCACtgacaccaacaccatctgAAAACAGCCCCATTACCATCGGACAATGGACTATCAGCGCAGGTACTATAGGCAAAGGAGCATCTGGAATGGTCAGCATCGCCTCGAATGTCCAGGGTCAACGTGTTGCTTTGAAAAGAGTGCAAGTAGGAAGAGACAGGGAGCGCGTACGGAAAGTTCAAATAAAGCTAGAGACACTTGCTGCATTGAGCCTGAAGAAGAACGAAAACCGCTTGCTGCGACTTATCGAAGTTATCACGGATGATGTGAGATCAACTAATAGGATAGCCGATGTTTGGTTTGTTCAAGAACCAGCTGCTCAGGAAATACTTTCCACTGCCCTCACCAAGGG CCTTACCAGCCAGGATAACCTTATCATTACAACCGTTCTGGCAGATATACTCGGCGCTGCAAACTTCCTCCACAGAAATAACTGGATGCACGGAGATCTCAAACCCGCCAACATTGGTATCCGAACTTGGACCGCCGAGTGCAAATCTATAGTGCTGctcgatctcgacgatgCTGAGGAAAGCCCCTTTCCAGGTAGACATCACCCTGCTCGACCTGGAACCGGTGGAACCATTGGGTGGCTAGCTCCTGAGCGAGAGATGACGGGATACAACGAGTTGGCTGATACCTGGAGCATCGGTGTCATCGCCATTGAGATGATTTGGGGGCGCCATCCATGGCGACAGTGGAAGAATCCTTGGAGAACAGGCTCTGAGGCTAGTCAGTTGCAGAAAGAGTTTCAAGACATGTATGGAGAAGCCATTGAATCTTTAAACAAGCTTCATAATGAGGGTATGACCTGGCTTGGTGCGATTTACGTTGTGTAA